A region of Selenomonadales bacterium 4137-cl DNA encodes the following proteins:
- a CDS encoding Tex family protein has product MLINEIPLVVARELGIRPGQVEATSRLLDEGNTVPFIARYRKEATGELDEEKIRAVEERVQYLRNFIKRQEEILASIAEQGKLTPELEAAIKAAGKLQELEDLYLPFRPKKRTRAQIARERGLEPLAELMLAQELAEGEPLAVAAEYADAEKGVESAEAALAGAQDIVAEGTSERADIRAMIRKQLWTGGEIATVLAVPEAEGQEFLNYREYREPVRRIPSHRVLAVNRGERRGVLKVELATAHDANIDMIARAVVTRPSIFADLLRAAVADGYKRLLFPALEREVRNQLTENAEKQAIRVFGLNLRQLLLAAPLAGHTVMGLDPGYRTGCKMAVISPTGAVLATTTLYITASEGQRRQAAETVLEAIRRHGVSLAAIGNGTASYETEEFVAGLIENHGLAMRYLIVNEAGASVYSASKLAKDELPGLDVSLRGAVSIARRVEDPLAELVKIDPKSIGVGQYQHDVDQKKLGETLTSVVESCVNHVGVELNTASAELLTYVAGVNAAVAKNIVARRDESGPFTDRKQLLKVPRLGQATFTQCAGFLRLTGGANPLDNTPVHPESYHLAEAILARLGFTVGDLADKEKLARLQETLPKARPAELAAELGAGEPTVRDILAALAKPGRDPREDLPPPLTRKNIVKLSDLAVGSVVRGTVHNVTDFGVFVDIGVKTNGLVHRSELSDRPFRHPLDVVAVGDIIDCLILGVDEGRGRISLSLKKAKEK; this is encoded by the coding sequence GTGCTTATTAACGAGATCCCTTTGGTTGTGGCCCGCGAGCTGGGCATACGGCCGGGCCAGGTGGAGGCGACCTCAAGGCTGCTGGACGAGGGCAATACCGTGCCCTTTATCGCCCGCTACCGCAAGGAGGCGACCGGCGAGCTGGACGAGGAGAAGATCCGCGCCGTGGAGGAGCGGGTGCAGTATCTGCGCAATTTCATCAAACGGCAGGAGGAAATTCTCGCGAGTATCGCCGAGCAGGGCAAGCTGACCCCCGAGCTGGAGGCGGCGATCAAGGCGGCCGGCAAGCTGCAGGAGCTGGAGGATCTCTATCTCCCTTTCCGGCCGAAGAAGCGCACAAGGGCCCAGATCGCCCGCGAACGGGGACTGGAGCCGCTGGCCGAGCTGATGCTCGCCCAGGAGCTTGCCGAGGGCGAGCCGCTGGCGGTCGCCGCGGAGTATGCGGACGCGGAGAAGGGGGTCGAGTCGGCCGAAGCGGCCCTGGCCGGGGCGCAGGATATCGTTGCCGAGGGTACGAGCGAGCGGGCCGATATCCGGGCGATGATCCGCAAGCAGTTGTGGACGGGGGGCGAGATTGCGACGGTCCTGGCCGTGCCCGAGGCCGAAGGACAGGAGTTTCTCAATTACCGCGAGTACCGCGAGCCGGTGCGGCGCATCCCGTCCCACAGGGTTCTGGCGGTCAACCGGGGCGAGCGCCGGGGGGTGCTGAAGGTTGAGCTGGCGACCGCCCATGACGCCAACATTGATATGATAGCGCGCGCGGTCGTAACCCGGCCGTCGATTTTCGCCGACCTGCTCCGCGCCGCGGTGGCGGACGGCTATAAGCGCCTGCTGTTCCCGGCGCTGGAGCGGGAGGTTCGCAATCAATTGACGGAGAACGCCGAGAAGCAGGCTATCCGCGTCTTCGGCCTCAATCTTCGCCAGTTGCTGCTGGCGGCGCCGCTGGCCGGCCATACGGTGATGGGCCTCGATCCCGGCTACCGCACGGGGTGCAAGATGGCGGTCATCAGCCCGACCGGGGCGGTGCTGGCGACGACGACGCTGTATATTACGGCGAGCGAGGGACAGCGCCGTCAGGCGGCGGAGACGGTCCTCGAGGCGATCAGGCGCCATGGGGTAAGCCTGGCGGCGATCGGCAACGGGACGGCTTCGTATGAAACGGAGGAGTTCGTGGCCGGGCTGATCGAAAACCACGGTCTGGCGATGCGTTATTTGATCGTGAACGAGGCGGGTGCGTCGGTTTATTCGGCGTCGAAGTTGGCGAAGGATGAGCTTCCCGGCCTGGATGTGTCGCTGCGGGGGGCGGTGTCGATCGCCCGCCGGGTGGAGGACCCGCTGGCCGAGCTGGTGAAGATCGATCCGAAGTCGATCGGCGTCGGCCAGTATCAGCACGATGTCGACCAGAAGAAGCTCGGTGAGACGCTGACTAGCGTGGTGGAGTCGTGCGTGAACCATGTCGGCGTCGAGCTGAACACCGCGTCGGCGGAGTTGCTGACGTACGTGGCGGGGGTGAACGCGGCGGTGGCGAAGAATATCGTCGCCAGGCGCGACGAGAGCGGCCCGTTCACCGACCGGAAGCAGCTCCTGAAGGTGCCGCGGCTGGGGCAGGCGACCTTCACCCAGTGCGCCGGTTTTCTGCGGCTGACCGGCGGGGCCAACCCGCTGGACAATACGCCGGTGCACCCCGAGTCTTATCATCTGGCGGAGGCTATCCTCGCCAGACTGGGGTTTACGGTCGGCGATTTGGCCGACAAGGAGAAGCTGGCCAGGCTGCAGGAGACGTTGCCGAAGGCCCGGCCCGCCGAACTGGCCGCCGAGCTGGGGGCGGGCGAGCCTACCGTGCGGGACATCCTTGCGGCGCTTGCCAAACCGGGCCGCGACCCGCGCGAGGATCTGCCGCCGCCGCTGACCCGCAAGAATATCGTTAAGCTGTCCGATCTGGCGGTGGGTTCGGTGGTGAGGGGCACCGTCCACAATGTGACCGATTTCGGCGTGTTCGTCGATATCGGCGTGAAGACCAACGGGCTGGTCCACCGCTCGGAGCTTAGCGACAGGCCTTTCCGCCATCCGCTCGACGTGGTGGCGGTGGGCGATATCATCGATTGCCTCATCCTCGGCGTGGACGAAGGACGGGGGCGGATTTCGCTGAGTCTGAAAAAGGCGAAAGAAAAATAA
- a CDS encoding lysine exporter LysO family protein — MALYVAAAVLGGVLLGWAALPPAAAAHLDTAVNAILAILVFLVGIDIGGNRDAWRQAVAAGPRLLLVPLAVAAGSLAGAGLAGALLGMPVKEAVAVGAGFGWYSLSGVLIAATYSVELGAIAFLANIARELMAFLLIPVLALRIGKLPAIAPGGATTMDSTLPLITKVTDAPTALIAFVSGLALTAAVPVIIPLILAL; from the coding sequence ATGGCCCTATATGTCGCCGCCGCCGTCCTCGGCGGCGTTCTTCTCGGCTGGGCGGCGCTGCCGCCGGCCGCGGCCGCCCACCTCGACACCGCCGTCAACGCCATCCTCGCCATCCTCGTATTCCTTGTCGGCATCGACATCGGCGGCAATCGCGACGCCTGGCGGCAGGCCGTCGCCGCCGGGCCGCGGCTCCTCCTCGTACCGCTCGCCGTCGCCGCCGGCAGCCTCGCCGGGGCCGGACTGGCAGGCGCGCTTTTGGGCATGCCGGTCAAAGAAGCGGTGGCCGTAGGGGCCGGCTTCGGCTGGTACAGCCTGTCGGGCGTCCTCATCGCCGCCACCTACAGCGTCGAACTCGGCGCCATCGCCTTCCTGGCCAACATCGCCCGCGAACTAATGGCCTTTCTGCTCATCCCCGTTCTCGCCCTGCGCATCGGCAAACTGCCGGCCATCGCCCCCGGCGGCGCCACCACCATGGACTCCACCCTGCCCCTCATCACCAAAGTCACCGACGCCCCCACCGCCCTGATCGCCTTCGTCAGCGGTCTGGCGCTTACCGCGGCGGTGCCGGTGATAATCCCGTTAATTCTTGCACTATAA
- a CDS encoding LysO family transporter → MGVIIVALAAGIALGASRLLPAARLGSLGRLITATLFIMLVALGAQIGANRELLANIGPLGWRAFVISVLSVAGSVAALYIVARHIRLTAGAPERRDG, encoded by the coding sequence ATGGGGGTGATAATCGTCGCCCTCGCCGCCGGCATCGCCCTTGGTGCCAGCCGCTTGCTGCCCGCCGCCCGCCTCGGCTCCCTCGGCCGCCTGATCACCGCCACCCTGTTTATCATGCTCGTCGCCCTCGGAGCCCAGATCGGCGCCAACCGGGAACTGCTGGCCAACATCGGGCCGCTCGGCTGGCGGGCGTTCGTCATCAGCGTCCTCAGCGTCGCCGGCAGCGTCGCCGCCCTCTACATAGTCGCCAGACATATCCGCCTCACAGCCGGTGCTCCCGAAAGGAGGGATGGCTGA
- a CDS encoding cyclodeaminase/cyclohydrolase family protein — protein sequence MLTTLTVNEFTARLASQDPAPGGGSAAALSGLLGASLVEMAISLTRGRREFAAREALLAEREAELSRLRVDLQLLVDRDAAAFTAVMSAYGLPEKTRAEQEARAAAIQEAMREAAEVPLLTARACLAVLQTAEAVLGAVNPHAVSDLTVGVLSCHAGLMGALLNVAVNLPGLTDTTVADGLRRQLRLLRAGADDLTAAIQAKVYGDPTFAAMRE from the coding sequence TTGCTAACCACACTCACCGTCAACGAATTTACCGCCAGACTGGCTTCCCAAGACCCTGCCCCCGGCGGCGGCAGCGCGGCCGCCCTGTCCGGCCTCCTCGGCGCGAGCCTGGTGGAAATGGCCATCAGCCTGACCCGCGGCCGCAGAGAGTTTGCCGCCCGCGAAGCCCTGCTCGCCGAAAGAGAGGCCGAACTGAGCCGTCTGCGCGTCGACCTCCAACTGCTCGTCGACCGTGACGCGGCCGCCTTCACCGCCGTCATGTCCGCCTACGGCCTGCCGGAAAAAACCCGTGCCGAGCAGGAGGCCCGCGCGGCCGCCATCCAGGAGGCGATGCGGGAAGCCGCCGAAGTGCCGCTCCTTACCGCCCGCGCCTGCCTGGCCGTCCTCCAAACCGCCGAAGCGGTGCTCGGCGCCGTCAACCCCCACGCCGTCAGCGACCTAACAGTAGGCGTCCTCTCATGCCACGCCGGCCTCATGGGCGCGCTCCTCAACGTCGCCGTCAACCTGCCCGGCCTAACGGACACAACCGTGGCCGACGGACTCCGCCGGCAACTGCGGCTTCTCCGCGCCGGCGCCGATGACCTCACCGCTGCCATCCAGGCAAAGGTTTATGGCGACCCGACCTTCGCCGCCATGCGGGAATAG
- a CDS encoding cell division FtsA domain-containing protein: MEKKLLFALDIGTRSVVGLVGEQTAAGIKVLCAERQEHTTRAMLDGQIHDVPEVAKVLARVTARLTDKVGELKKVSVAAAGRALCTLRAGAEIDCGGRGALTGDDERALELAAIQTAQHQLATTKAVADPTGYYCVGYSVVRFTLDGTAMKSLVGQRGKSAAIEVIATFLPRQVIDSLQAAIETVGLEMATLTLEPIAAINVLIPPTMRHLNLTLVDVGAGTSDVAITRDGSVIGYGMVPFAGDEVTEAVSQAYLLDFKVAEMLKRRLGDARKKVQFTDVLGVSHKLVAREIVERISPVVTDLAQAIAAQILALNSVPPQAVLLVGGGSLTPGLPESLAAALDIAPSRVAIRRPDTVDSLLDIPAELVAPDGVTPLGILRLAGGRSLTFVQVTLNGQPLRLFNLGKLTVADALLVAGIDVRSLHGRPGLGFTVTINGQKRFLPGSMGQPGYILVNGAEASFGDSLAEGDIVKVEKGKNGSSPRPAVGDLCPVPAPFTVIIDNELMTAGPLITVNGKAATAETSLADRDQVVCRQPATLAELLTLAGRPTDSREYRYIVNGGERTFVRSPEYMVNGVRCGPAAPVNDNDIIVTLTAASPTLADLLGLDAEAEEAYIVLFNGGNCRVPLRRWSITVAGKPATPADAVRPGSYIDYSCYEIQPMVSDVLLAAEFDPRSLPAGSRVGILVNGEAAEFTTPVKNGDKVDVAIGKII, translated from the coding sequence ATGGAGAAAAAGCTGCTTTTTGCCCTCGACATCGGCACCCGCAGCGTCGTCGGGCTGGTGGGCGAACAGACGGCCGCCGGCATCAAGGTGTTGTGCGCCGAGCGCCAGGAGCATACGACGCGAGCAATGCTGGACGGCCAGATCCACGACGTGCCCGAGGTGGCCAAGGTGCTGGCCAGGGTTACCGCCCGCCTCACCGATAAGGTCGGCGAGCTGAAGAAGGTGTCGGTGGCCGCGGCCGGACGGGCCCTCTGCACGCTCAGGGCCGGCGCGGAGATCGACTGTGGCGGGCGCGGCGCCCTGACGGGCGACGACGAACGGGCGCTGGAGCTGGCGGCTATTCAGACGGCGCAGCACCAACTGGCGACAACCAAGGCGGTGGCCGACCCGACGGGTTATTACTGCGTCGGCTACAGTGTCGTCCGTTTCACCCTCGACGGCACGGCGATGAAGTCGCTCGTGGGCCAGCGCGGCAAGAGCGCGGCCATCGAGGTGATCGCGACTTTCCTGCCGCGCCAGGTTATCGACTCGCTGCAGGCAGCCATCGAGACGGTGGGCCTGGAGATGGCCACGCTGACTCTCGAGCCGATCGCCGCCATCAATGTGCTTATTCCGCCGACGATGCGCCATCTCAATCTGACGCTCGTGGATGTGGGCGCCGGGACGTCCGACGTTGCCATCACCCGCGATGGCTCGGTTATCGGCTACGGCATGGTGCCGTTCGCCGGCGACGAGGTTACCGAGGCCGTTTCCCAGGCGTATCTGCTGGACTTCAAGGTGGCGGAGATGCTGAAGCGCAGGCTGGGCGACGCCCGCAAGAAGGTGCAGTTTACTGATGTGCTGGGTGTATCCCATAAGCTTGTGGCCCGGGAGATCGTCGAGCGCATTTCGCCGGTGGTTACTGATCTGGCTCAGGCTATAGCCGCCCAGATCCTTGCCCTGAACTCCGTTCCGCCCCAGGCGGTGCTGCTGGTCGGCGGCGGTTCGCTCACTCCGGGACTGCCGGAGTCGCTGGCGGCGGCCCTGGATATCGCGCCTTCCCGGGTGGCGATCCGCCGCCCGGACACGGTCGACAGCCTCCTCGACATTCCCGCCGAACTCGTCGCCCCCGACGGGGTTACACCTCTCGGCATCCTCAGGCTGGCCGGCGGCCGTTCGCTGACCTTTGTACAGGTGACTCTCAACGGTCAGCCTCTCCGCCTTTTCAATCTCGGCAAACTGACGGTCGCCGACGCGCTGCTGGTGGCCGGCATCGATGTGCGAAGCCTGCACGGGCGTCCGGGACTGGGGTTCACCGTCACCATCAACGGCCAGAAGCGTTTCCTGCCCGGCAGCATGGGCCAGCCGGGCTATATCCTGGTCAACGGCGCTGAGGCCTCCTTCGGCGACAGCCTCGCCGAGGGGGATATCGTGAAGGTGGAGAAGGGCAAGAACGGCAGCAGCCCCCGCCCCGCCGTCGGTGATTTATGCCCCGTTCCCGCCCCGTTCACCGTCATTATCGATAACGAGCTTATGACGGCGGGACCGCTGATCACCGTCAACGGCAAGGCGGCGACCGCCGAAACCAGTCTGGCGGACCGCGACCAGGTGGTCTGCCGCCAACCGGCGACGCTGGCCGAATTGCTGACCCTGGCGGGCCGCCCGACCGATTCGCGGGAGTACCGGTATATCGTGAACGGTGGCGAGCGAACGTTCGTACGTTCGCCGGAGTATATGGTGAACGGCGTGCGCTGCGGGCCGGCGGCACCGGTGAACGACAACGACATTATCGTTACGCTGACGGCCGCCTCCCCTACCCTGGCTGACCTTCTCGGGCTGGACGCGGAGGCGGAGGAGGCTTATATCGTGCTGTTCAACGGCGGCAATTGCCGGGTGCCGCTCCGCCGCTGGTCGATTACCGTGGCCGGCAAGCCGGCGACGCCGGCCGATGCTGTGCGGCCGGGGAGTTATATCGATTATTCGTGCTACGAGATCCAGCCGATGGTGAGCGACGTGCTGCTGGCCGCGGAGTTCGATCCCCGGTCGCTGCCTGCCGGCAGCCGGGTGGGGATTCTCGTCAACGGGGAGGCGGCCGAGTTCACGACGCCGGTGAAAAACGGCGACAAGGTTGACGTGGCGATCGGGAAGATAATATAA
- a CDS encoding Crp/Fnr family transcriptional regulator — MKDVQYLRKIPVFADLPDEALLTIHQYTIERVYRRGTVIFFEGDRGEGFYYVKSGKVKIVKATGDGREHIIKILTPGDLFAEVLLFNNQPYPATAVAAEDACVGIIKNSDLERLVLANNKLALQLIKALSQRLLYAQQKIKNLALGDVLARTAETLLRLGSEHGRRDEKGVIVITIDLSRQELANLVGTTRETVTRTLSALRKDKIVDFVGDKMVILKPERLKSYME, encoded by the coding sequence GTGAAGGACGTGCAATACCTCAGAAAGATCCCCGTGTTCGCCGACCTCCCCGACGAAGCGCTGCTGACCATCCACCAGTACACCATCGAAAGAGTGTACCGTCGCGGAACGGTCATTTTTTTCGAGGGCGACAGGGGAGAAGGCTTCTACTACGTCAAAAGCGGCAAAGTTAAAATCGTCAAGGCCACCGGCGACGGGCGCGAACATATCATCAAAATCCTCACCCCCGGCGACCTGTTCGCCGAAGTGCTGCTCTTCAACAACCAGCCTTACCCGGCCACCGCCGTCGCCGCCGAAGACGCCTGCGTCGGCATCATTAAAAACAGCGACCTCGAACGCCTCGTCCTCGCAAACAACAAGCTCGCCCTCCAGCTCATCAAAGCTCTCAGCCAGCGTCTCCTCTACGCCCAGCAAAAAATCAAAAACCTCGCCCTCGGCGACGTACTGGCCCGCACCGCCGAAACGCTCCTTCGCCTCGGCAGCGAACACGGCCGCCGCGACGAGAAAGGCGTAATCGTCATCACCATCGACCTGTCCCGCCAGGAACTCGCCAACCTCGTCGGCACCACCCGCGAAACGGTCACCCGGACCCTCAGCGCCCTCAGGAAGGATAAGATCGTCGACTTCGTCGGCGACAAAATGGTCATCCTCAAGCCTGAAAGGCTCAAAAGCTATATGGAATAA
- a CDS encoding GGDEF domain-containing protein, with product MYDDRAAGIAGSAESIQILARRASIVFAAFSGLTAWYLQTAAWQFAVGLALAYTLYSFSLCRRKAPPGVGELFLSVALCAGLTLAQAGYSDILYHLLLLRMALRVGRRRAVRVALIIAAVQLGAAAAVTAGFTPAAVTGMIFNLLGAAVVTYAAIYIDALITRQASDDKQMLELIRQNDRNYRMALTDALTGLYNHRAYKERIDTLSQYVLLVIDIDHFKKLNDAHGHLIGDNVLVSLGNIIKASVRSGDLAFRYGGEEFVVVLPGTTAQVGLKIAERLRNKVVEWQFEGDKGRIPVTVSIGLAVKKPGMNSQVVFEQADRALYRAKQLGRNNVQSYLKPEVAVKYGM from the coding sequence ATGTACGACGACAGGGCCGCCGGCATCGCCGGCAGCGCAGAATCCATCCAAATACTGGCGCGTCGGGCGAGCATCGTCTTCGCTGCTTTCAGCGGCTTGACCGCCTGGTATCTTCAGACCGCCGCATGGCAATTCGCGGTCGGTCTGGCGTTAGCGTACACTTTATACAGCTTCAGCCTCTGCCGGCGCAAAGCGCCTCCCGGCGTCGGCGAGCTCTTCCTCAGCGTCGCCCTATGCGCCGGCCTCACCCTCGCCCAGGCCGGCTACAGCGATATCCTTTACCACCTGCTGCTCCTCAGGATGGCCCTCAGAGTCGGCCGCCGGCGAGCCGTCCGGGTCGCGCTCATCATCGCCGCCGTCCAGCTTGGCGCCGCCGCCGCCGTTACCGCCGGCTTCACGCCCGCCGCCGTCACCGGCATGATTTTCAATCTCCTCGGCGCCGCCGTAGTCACCTACGCCGCAATCTACATCGACGCCCTCATAACCAGGCAAGCCAGCGACGACAAGCAGATGCTCGAACTCATCAGGCAGAACGACCGCAACTACCGCATGGCCCTCACCGACGCCCTCACCGGCCTCTACAACCACCGCGCCTACAAGGAGCGGATCGATACCCTCTCCCAATACGTCCTCCTCGTCATCGACATCGATCATTTCAAAAAACTCAACGACGCCCACGGCCACCTCATCGGCGACAACGTGCTGGTGAGCCTTGGCAACATCATTAAAGCAAGCGTGCGTAGCGGCGATCTCGCCTTCCGATACGGCGGCGAGGAATTCGTCGTCGTCCTCCCCGGCACAACCGCCCAGGTAGGGCTGAAAATCGCCGAGCGCCTCCGCAATAAAGTCGTCGAATGGCAATTCGAGGGTGACAAAGGCCGCATTCCGGTTACGGTCAGCATCGGCCTGGCGGTGAAAAAACCGGGCATGAACAGCCAGGTCGTCTTCGAACAGGCCGACCGCGCCTTGTATCGCGCCAAGCAGCTCGGCCGCAACAACGTCCAATCCTACCTAAAGCCCGAAGTGGCGGTAAAATACGGTATGTAG
- a CDS encoding NADH-dependent [FeFe] hydrogenase, group A6 produces the protein MTTTVNFNLNGREVTVPAGITILEAARLHGVKIPTLCHHPDQRVKANCRVCVVEVEGQKNLAASCATTVAAGMKVKTNSPRIRETVQTILELIFANHPQECLTCIRNGNCELRRLAADYGMLEVKGEMVTDALPLDTSTPSLVRNPNKCIKCGRCAEVCHHVQETGVLYSHFRSVDVQVAPEYGKYLSDVACVLCGQCAAVCPVGAIHEKDDIASVWAALDDPGKHVVVQVAPAVRVSIAEEFGQPPGTIATGRLVSALRKLGFDRVFDTDFTADLTIMEEGHELLHRLKTGGALPLMTSCSPGWVKYIEHNYPELLPHVSTCKSPQQMFGALAKSYYSQKSGIDPADIFVVSIMPCTAKKFESQRPEMNASGHQDVDAVLTTRELGRILKQAGVDFATLEDDAFDDPLGISTGAAAIFGVTGGVMEAALRTVYEVVTGQELADVEFTAVRGLEGIKEATVDLAGTSVKVAVAHGLGNARRIMDLLRAGQADYTFIEIMCCPGGCIGGGGQPYGTTNAVRRQRIEAAYRVDAGLAIRKSHHNPAIAKLYEEFLRHPLSETSHHLLHTRYKNRSLYKLKG, from the coding sequence GTGACGACCACAGTTAACTTCAACCTCAACGGCCGTGAAGTCACCGTCCCCGCCGGGATCACCATCCTTGAGGCGGCCCGTCTGCACGGCGTAAAAATCCCCACCCTCTGCCACCATCCCGACCAGCGGGTAAAAGCCAATTGCCGAGTTTGCGTAGTTGAAGTCGAGGGCCAGAAAAACCTTGCCGCTTCCTGCGCCACCACCGTCGCCGCCGGCATGAAAGTGAAGACCAATTCGCCCCGCATCCGCGAAACCGTCCAGACCATCCTCGAACTCATTTTCGCCAACCATCCCCAGGAGTGCCTTACCTGCATCCGCAACGGCAACTGCGAACTCCGCCGCCTCGCGGCCGACTACGGCATGCTTGAGGTCAAAGGCGAAATGGTCACCGATGCGCTGCCGCTCGACACCTCCACCCCTTCGCTCGTCCGCAACCCCAACAAATGCATCAAATGCGGCCGCTGCGCCGAAGTATGCCACCATGTCCAGGAAACCGGCGTCCTCTACAGCCACTTCCGCAGCGTAGACGTCCAGGTGGCTCCCGAATACGGCAAATACCTCAGCGACGTAGCCTGCGTCCTGTGCGGCCAGTGCGCCGCCGTCTGTCCGGTCGGCGCCATCCATGAAAAAGACGACATCGCCAGCGTATGGGCCGCCCTCGACGACCCCGGCAAGCATGTCGTCGTTCAGGTCGCGCCGGCGGTGCGGGTATCGATTGCCGAAGAATTCGGCCAGCCGCCGGGGACGATCGCCACCGGCCGCCTCGTGTCCGCGCTGCGCAAGCTTGGCTTTGACCGCGTCTTTGACACCGACTTCACCGCCGACCTCACCATCATGGAGGAGGGCCACGAACTCCTGCACCGCCTCAAAACGGGCGGCGCCCTGCCGCTCATGACCTCCTGCAGCCCGGGGTGGGTCAAATACATCGAACACAACTACCCCGAGCTGTTGCCCCATGTCTCTACTTGCAAATCGCCGCAGCAGATGTTCGGCGCTCTCGCCAAAAGCTACTACTCCCAGAAATCCGGCATCGACCCGGCCGACATCTTTGTCGTGTCGATAATGCCCTGCACCGCCAAAAAATTCGAAAGCCAGCGGCCGGAGATGAATGCCAGCGGCCACCAGGACGTCGACGCCGTCCTCACCACCCGGGAATTGGGGCGGATCCTCAAACAAGCCGGGGTCGACTTCGCCACTCTCGAGGACGACGCCTTCGACGACCCCCTCGGCATCTCCACCGGCGCGGCCGCCATCTTCGGCGTTACCGGCGGTGTCATGGAAGCCGCCTTGCGCACCGTCTACGAAGTCGTCACCGGGCAGGAGCTTGCCGACGTCGAATTCACCGCCGTCCGCGGCCTTGAAGGCATCAAGGAGGCGACCGTCGACCTTGCCGGCACCTCCGTGAAAGTCGCCGTCGCCCACGGTCTCGGCAACGCCCGCCGCATCATGGACCTCCTCCGCGCCGGTCAGGCCGACTACACCTTCATCGAAATCATGTGCTGTCCCGGCGGTTGCATCGGCGGCGGCGGCCAGCCCTACGGCACCACCAACGCCGTCCGCCGGCAGCGGATCGAAGCCGCCTACCGAGTCGACGCCGGCCTGGCTATCCGCAAATCCCATCACAATCCCGCCATCGCCAAACTCTACGAAGAATTCCTCCGCCATCCGCTCAGCGAAACATCCCACCATCTGCTGCACACACGCTACAAGAATCGCAGCCTATATAAACTCAAAGGCTAG
- a CDS encoding NADH-ubiquinone oxidoreductase-F iron-sulfur binding region domain-containing protein, with protein MSTPHDSANSVFRLGLFRDFPTLMHYRDFGGYQALANALSGSPEAVIGEIGAAGLRGRGGAAFPTAAKLQMVRDNPPGVRYVICNADEGEPGTFKDRFIMTHIPFQLLEGMAIAAYAVGAAQGFIYIRHEYPEAQETMRRAIAAARAAGLLGADILGSGFSFDIEIFSGAGSYLCGEETALLSSIEGKKGRPRLKPPYPTQCGLWGKPTLINNVETLANIPPIVDRGSAWYRALGTADSHGTKLISLSGDVVRRGLYEVPFGTTFREIIYDYGGGLKQGRLKAVNIGGASGVVVPPWELDCPLEYDACGQRGITIGSGAVFVMDDSRSVLENVRNRIDFFLHESCGKCTPCREGLRQAGRIIHKTLAGEAVLADIDNLERYTRTMQNAAFCGLGQAAGNSLISSLKYFRDDYEAMCRDQNQAAPKEATA; from the coding sequence TTGAGCACACCGCATGACAGCGCGAACTCCGTCTTCCGCCTCGGCCTGTTCCGCGACTTTCCCACCCTTATGCACTACCGCGACTTCGGCGGCTACCAGGCGCTCGCCAACGCTCTTTCCGGCAGCCCGGAGGCGGTCATCGGCGAGATCGGCGCCGCCGGGCTCCGCGGCCGCGGCGGCGCCGCGTTCCCCACCGCCGCCAAATTACAGATGGTCCGGGACAACCCGCCCGGAGTCCGTTACGTCATCTGCAACGCCGACGAAGGCGAGCCCGGCACCTTCAAGGACCGTTTCATCATGACCCACATCCCCTTCCAGCTTCTCGAAGGCATGGCCATCGCCGCCTACGCCGTCGGCGCCGCCCAGGGCTTCATCTATATCCGCCACGAATACCCCGAGGCTCAGGAAACCATGCGCCGCGCCATCGCCGCCGCGCGGGCGGCCGGCCTGCTGGGCGCCGACATCCTCGGCAGCGGCTTTTCGTTCGACATCGAAATCTTCTCCGGCGCCGGCAGCTACCTATGCGGCGAGGAAACCGCGCTGCTGTCCTCCATCGAGGGCAAGAAAGGCCGCCCCCGTCTTAAGCCGCCCTACCCGACACAATGCGGGCTGTGGGGCAAACCCACCCTCATCAACAACGTCGAAACCCTTGCCAACATCCCGCCCATCGTCGACCGCGGCTCCGCCTGGTACCGCGCCCTCGGCACCGCCGACAGCCACGGCACCAAACTCATCTCCCTGTCGGGCGACGTCGTTCGCCGAGGCCTCTACGAAGTGCCCTTCGGCACCACCTTTCGGGAAATCATCTACGACTACGGCGGCGGACTTAAGCAGGGGCGGCTCAAAGCCGTCAACATCGGCGGCGCCTCCGGCGTCGTCGTGCCCCCGTGGGAGCTCGACTGCCCCCTGGAATACGATGCCTGCGGCCAGCGCGGCATCACCATCGGCTCCGGGGCGGTGTTCGTGATGGACGACAGTCGCTCCGTCCTCGAAAACGTCCGCAACAGGATCGACTTCTTCCTCCACGAAAGCTGCGGCAAATGCACTCCCTGCCGCGAAGGCCTGCGCCAGGCGGGGCGGATCATCCACAAAACGCTGGCGGGGGAAGCCGTCCTCGCCGACATCGACAACCTCGAACGTTACACCCGCACGATGCAGAACGCCGCCTTCTGCGGCCTAGGGCAGGCAGCGGGCAACAGCCTCATCTCCTCGCTCAAATACTTCCGCGACGACTACGAAGCGATGTGCCGCGACCAAAACCAGGCCGCGCCGAAGGAGGCGACAGCGTGA